In Labrus bergylta chromosome 1, fLabBer1.1, whole genome shotgun sequence, one genomic interval encodes:
- the hapstr1b gene encoding HUWE1-associated protein modifying stress responses — MEERKKEEGEAEIQEHGPEHWFSKWERQCLAEAEQGDPNEEETEQSQQKLWHLFQNSATAVAQLYKDRVCQQQGLSLWVPFQNAATAVTNLYKESMEARQRSYDLGIHLGYQRRNKDVIAWVKKRRRTIRREDLISFLCGKVPPPRTTRAPPRVAMVSASRPTQPETGSSVETDLQPFREAIALQGLSGAMASISVRSGPPGSPTHPAQPLSRRRNGLHDVDLNTFIAEEMALHLDSTANRKRGPAPCSDVITDSPTHKRNRML, encoded by the exons atggaggagaggaagaaggaggagggcgAAGCGGAGATCCAGGAGCACGGCCCCGAACACTGGTTCTCCAAGTGGGAGCGACAGTGTTTGGCGGAGGCCGAACAAGGCGATCCAAACGAGGAGGAGACGGAAcagagccaacagaagctgTGGCACCTCTTTCAGAACTCCGCCACCGCAGTAGCACAGCTCTACAAAG atAGAGTATGTCAGCAGCAAGGCCTCTCTCTCTGGGTGCCCTTCCAAAATGCAGCAACAGCAGTCACTAACCTGTATAAAG AGAGTATGGAGGCTCGCCAACGAAGCTATGACCTGGGCATCCACTTAGGCTACCAGCGCAGGAACAAGGACGTGATTGCATGGGTTAAGAAACGCAGAAGAACTATCAGACGAGAGGACCTCATCAGCTTCCTATGCGGCAAAGTTCCACCCCCACGAACAACTCGTGCCCCGCCAAGGGTCGCCATGGTATCTGCCAGCCGACCTACACAGCCAGAGACAGGCAGCTCTGTGGAGACCGACCTGCAGCCTTTCAGAGAGGCCATAGCACTGCAAG gCCTTAGTGGTGCCATGGCGAGCATTTCTGTGCGTTCTGGTCCTCCTGGTTCTCCAACTCATCCTGCCCAGCCCCTCAGTCGCCGTAGGAACGGTCTTCACGATGTTGACCTCAACACCTTCATCGCTGAGGAGATGGCACTCCACCTGGATTCCACAGCCAATCGAAAGCGAGGCCCTGCCCCGTGTAGTGATGTCATCACAGACTCACCCACGCATAAACGTAACAGGATGCTCTGA